A section of the Microbacterium sp. MM2322 genome encodes:
- the murA gene encoding UDP-N-acetylglucosamine 1-carboxyvinyltransferase has protein sequence MNTLLSDSASTPASGGSSGQTLRIRGGRPLRGRVEVKGAKNLATKAMVAALLGETASILRDVPDISDVHVVRSLLEVHGVRVEDLEDGVLRLDPSGAVSAHMEEIDAHAGASRIPILFCGPLLHLLGQAFIPDLGGCRIGDRPIDFHLDALRSFGAIVDKLPSGIRLSAPGGLHGANIELPYPSVGATEQVLLTAVRAKGTTELRNAAIEPEIMDLIAVLQKMGAIISYEPNRVIFIEGVDSLRGYDHRAIFDRNEAASWAAAALATDGDIFVGGAKQQEMLTFLNVFRKVGGDFDIAEDGIRFRRGGALKPVMVETDVHPGFMTDWQQPLIVALTQAEGTSVVHETVYENRLGFTRALVQMGADIVVHPDGIASSERRVPRRALEQAAVINGPTPLRGADVVVPDLRGGYSYVIAALAAEGESTVRNIGIIRRGYEKFLEKLTDLGADFDVTE, from the coding sequence ATGAACACACTTCTCAGCGACTCCGCGTCGACCCCCGCCAGCGGCGGCAGCTCCGGTCAGACGCTCCGGATCCGCGGCGGACGACCGCTGCGCGGTCGGGTCGAGGTGAAGGGGGCGAAGAACCTCGCCACGAAGGCGATGGTCGCCGCTCTTCTGGGTGAAACCGCCAGCATCCTGCGTGACGTTCCGGACATCAGCGACGTCCACGTGGTGCGCTCGCTCCTCGAGGTCCACGGCGTCCGCGTCGAGGACCTTGAGGACGGCGTGCTCCGGCTCGACCCGAGCGGCGCCGTCTCGGCGCACATGGAGGAGATCGACGCCCACGCCGGTGCTTCCCGCATCCCGATCCTGTTCTGCGGTCCGCTGCTGCACCTCCTCGGACAGGCCTTCATCCCGGACCTCGGCGGATGCCGCATCGGGGACCGCCCGATCGACTTCCACCTCGATGCGCTGCGCTCGTTCGGCGCCATCGTCGACAAGCTGCCGAGCGGCATCCGGCTGTCGGCACCGGGCGGACTGCACGGCGCGAACATCGAGCTCCCGTACCCGAGCGTCGGCGCGACCGAGCAGGTCCTCCTCACGGCCGTCCGTGCGAAGGGCACGACCGAGCTGCGGAACGCGGCGATCGAGCCCGAGATCATGGACCTGATCGCCGTCCTCCAGAAGATGGGCGCGATCATCTCCTACGAGCCGAACCGCGTGATCTTCATCGAGGGCGTCGACTCCCTCCGCGGCTACGACCACCGTGCGATCTTCGATCGCAACGAGGCCGCCTCCTGGGCGGCAGCGGCCCTTGCGACAGACGGCGACATCTTCGTCGGCGGCGCGAAGCAGCAGGAGATGCTGACCTTCTTGAACGTGTTCCGCAAAGTCGGCGGCGACTTCGACATCGCCGAGGACGGCATCCGTTTCCGCCGCGGCGGTGCGCTGAAGCCGGTGATGGTCGAAACCGACGTGCATCCCGGGTTCATGACGGACTGGCAGCAGCCCCTCATCGTGGCGCTGACGCAGGCCGAGGGCACGTCCGTGGTCCACGAGACCGTCTACGAGAACCGGCTCGGGTTCACTCGTGCGCTCGTCCAGATGGGCGCCGACATCGTCGTGCACCCCGACGGCATCGCGAGCTCGGAGCGTCGTGTTCCGCGGCGTGCACTCGAGCAGGCCGCAGTGATCAACGGACCGACCCCGCTTCGCGGCGCCGACGTCGTCGTGCCCGATCTGCGTGGCGGATACTCCTACGTCATCGCCGCGCTGGCCGCTGAGGGCGAATCGACCGTCCGCAACATCGGGATCATTCGCCGGGGGTACGAGAAGTTCCTCGAGAAGCTGACGGATCTCGGCGCCGACTTCGACGTCACGGAGTGA
- the leuD gene encoding 3-isopropylmalate dehydratase small subunit, which produces MDKFTRHTGVGVPLKRSAVDTDQIIPAVYLKRVTKTGFEDALFANWRQDPEFILNQDAYRGASVLVAGPDFGTGSSREHAVWALRDFGFRVVLSTKFADIFRGNSGKQGLVTGVVTEDVLEAIWAALEAEPGREITVDLETRTVQVGDLQASFDIDDYTRWRLLEGLDDIGLTLRSEDQIAQFEARREAWRPRTLPVR; this is translated from the coding sequence ATGGACAAGTTCACCCGCCACACCGGCGTCGGCGTGCCGCTGAAGCGCTCCGCCGTCGACACCGACCAGATCATCCCCGCGGTCTACCTCAAGCGCGTCACCAAGACGGGCTTCGAGGACGCGCTGTTCGCCAACTGGCGGCAGGACCCCGAGTTCATCCTCAACCAGGATGCCTACCGCGGCGCATCCGTCCTGGTGGCCGGCCCGGACTTCGGCACCGGCTCGAGCCGCGAGCACGCCGTCTGGGCGCTTCGCGACTTCGGATTCCGCGTCGTCCTCAGCACCAAGTTCGCCGATATCTTCCGCGGGAACTCGGGCAAGCAGGGCCTCGTCACCGGCGTCGTCACCGAGGACGTCCTCGAAGCGATCTGGGCGGCTCTCGAAGCCGAACCCGGGCGGGAGATCACGGTCGATCTGGAGACACGGACGGTGCAGGTCGGCGACCTCCAGGCCTCCTTCGACATCGACGATTACACTAGGTGGCGGCTTCTCGAAGGGCTCGACGACATCGGGCTCACCCTGCGTAGCGAAGATCAGATCGCACAATTCGAGGCGCGCCGCGAGGCGTGGCGGCCGCGGACCCTCCCCGTCCGCTGA
- the leuC gene encoding 3-isopropylmalate dehydratase large subunit — MSTIPDRPRTLAEKVWDDHLVVKGEGGSPDLIYIDLHLVHEVTSPQAFDGLRAEGRPVRRLDLTIATEDHNTPTLEIDKPIADLTSRTQIETLRRNAAEFGVRLHSLGDKEQGIVHVVGPQLGLTMPGITVVCGDSHTSTHGAFGAMAFGIGTSEVEHVLATQTLPLKPFKTMAITVEGTLKPGVSAKDVILAIIAKIGANGGQGYVLEFRGSAIRSLSMEGRMTMCNMSIEAGARAGMIAPDETTFAYVKDKPHAPQGADWDEAVAYWRTLPSDEGAAYDAEVFLDADELEPFVTWGTNPGQGVMLSGIVPDPAAMTEPNERAAAERALEYMDLAPGTPLKEVPVDAVFMGSCTNSRIEDLRQFASIVQGRTKAEGVRVMVVPGSARVRLEAEAEGLDKVFTDFGAEWRFAGCSMCLGMNPDQLAPGERCASTSNRNFEGRQGKGGRTHLVSPQVAAATAVLGRLASPSDLDALALTEV; from the coding sequence ATGAGCACGATTCCCGACCGTCCGCGGACCCTCGCCGAGAAGGTGTGGGACGACCATCTGGTCGTGAAGGGTGAGGGCGGCAGTCCCGACCTCATCTACATCGACCTCCACCTCGTGCACGAGGTGACCAGCCCGCAGGCATTCGACGGCCTGCGTGCCGAGGGGCGCCCCGTCCGGCGTCTCGACCTCACGATCGCGACCGAGGATCACAACACTCCGACCCTCGAGATCGACAAGCCGATCGCCGACCTCACGAGCCGCACCCAGATCGAGACGCTTCGCCGCAACGCCGCGGAGTTCGGCGTCCGGCTGCACTCGTTGGGCGACAAGGAACAGGGCATCGTCCACGTCGTGGGGCCCCAGCTGGGCCTGACGATGCCGGGCATCACCGTCGTCTGCGGCGACTCGCACACCTCCACGCACGGCGCGTTCGGCGCGATGGCATTCGGCATCGGCACGAGCGAAGTCGAGCACGTGCTGGCGACGCAGACCCTGCCGCTCAAGCCGTTCAAGACGATGGCCATCACCGTCGAGGGCACGTTGAAGCCGGGGGTGAGCGCGAAAGACGTCATCCTCGCGATCATCGCGAAGATCGGTGCCAACGGGGGCCAGGGCTACGTGCTCGAGTTCCGCGGCTCGGCGATCCGTTCGCTCTCGATGGAGGGCCGGATGACGATGTGCAATATGTCGATCGAAGCCGGTGCCCGCGCGGGCATGATCGCGCCCGACGAGACGACGTTCGCGTACGTCAAGGACAAGCCTCACGCGCCCCAGGGCGCCGACTGGGACGAGGCTGTCGCCTACTGGCGGACGCTCCCGTCCGACGAGGGCGCCGCCTACGACGCCGAGGTCTTCCTCGACGCCGATGAGCTGGAGCCGTTCGTCACGTGGGGGACGAACCCCGGACAGGGCGTCATGCTGAGCGGCATCGTCCCCGACCCCGCCGCGATGACCGAGCCCAACGAGCGAGCGGCGGCCGAACGCGCCCTCGAGTACATGGACCTCGCGCCGGGTACGCCTCTGAAGGAGGTGCCGGTGGATGCCGTCTTCATGGGCTCGTGCACGAACAGCCGCATCGAGGACCTGCGCCAGTTCGCCTCGATCGTGCAGGGTCGGACCAAGGCCGAGGGCGTCCGCGTGATGGTGGTCCCCGGGTCCGCTCGCGTCCGCCTCGAGGCGGAGGCGGAGGGACTCGACAAGGTCTTCACCGACTTCGGGGCCGAGTGGCGTTTCGCAGGGTGCTCGATGTGTCTCGGCATGAACCCGGACCAGCTCGCCCCGGGGGAGCGCTGCGCGTCCACGAGCAACCGCAACTTCGAGGGGCGCCAGGGCAAGGGCGGACGCACCCACCTCGTCTCGCCCCAGGTCGCCGCGGCGACGGCCGTGCTCGGCCGCCTCGCGAGCCCCAGCGATCTCGACGCACTCGCCCTGACGGAGGTCTGA
- a CDS encoding PLP-dependent transferase, which translates to MTERDRIGFTTRQVHVGTDAAAATPRALPIHLTAGFTFDSFDAAAAHFGAGDGFGYTRTGNPTVDAVERKLASLEGGAEALLVASGQAAIAVALLGLVEAGSHIVSSTHIYEGTRGLLVDNLARLGVETTFVDDIADPDAWRRAVRPETRVLFGESIANARNDVLDIAAIAAVGDEAGIPLVVDNTFATPYLLRPLEHGAAIVVHSASKFLSGHGSVLGGVVVDDGRFDAVRSGHLFPHLTDPGADGSPSIWARRGGRARIAYLRESVAPRYGPTPSPLTAFFVGQGIETLSLRVERQSRNALTVAEWLSGRPEVESVDYTGLPTHPTHGLARDYLRGGYGSVFTATLRGGLTAARAFVEELSVITHMTHLGDVRSLVLHPGSTSHARRSPSERTSHGVHPGTLRLSIGIEDVDDLIADLARGLGAAASVVATDVAVVA; encoded by the coding sequence ATGACGGAGCGAGACCGGATCGGGTTCACGACACGACAGGTTCATGTGGGGACGGATGCCGCCGCCGCCACCCCCCGTGCTCTGCCGATCCACCTCACCGCGGGCTTCACGTTCGACTCGTTCGACGCCGCCGCCGCCCATTTCGGCGCCGGCGACGGATTCGGCTACACCCGCACCGGCAACCCGACCGTGGACGCGGTCGAGCGAAAGCTCGCCTCGCTCGAAGGCGGAGCCGAGGCGCTACTGGTCGCCTCCGGGCAGGCGGCGATCGCAGTCGCGCTGCTCGGCCTCGTCGAGGCGGGATCCCACATCGTCAGCTCCACCCACATCTACGAAGGCACCCGCGGTCTCCTCGTCGACAACCTCGCCCGCCTCGGCGTCGAGACCACCTTCGTCGACGACATCGCCGACCCGGATGCCTGGCGCCGAGCGGTCCGCCCCGAGACCCGCGTCCTTTTCGGGGAGTCGATCGCGAACGCGCGGAACGACGTCCTCGATATCGCCGCGATCGCTGCGGTCGGCGACGAGGCCGGCATCCCCCTGGTCGTCGACAACACGTTCGCAACGCCCTATCTGCTCAGGCCCCTCGAGCACGGCGCGGCCATCGTCGTCCACTCGGCGAGCAAGTTCCTCTCGGGCCATGGGTCGGTGCTCGGTGGTGTCGTCGTCGACGACGGACGGTTCGACGCGGTCCGGTCGGGACACCTGTTCCCGCACCTGACCGATCCCGGCGCGGACGGGTCCCCGAGCATCTGGGCCCGCCGCGGCGGGCGCGCGCGGATCGCCTACCTGCGAGAGAGCGTCGCCCCGAGATACGGACCTACGCCCTCCCCCCTGACCGCGTTCTTCGTCGGACAGGGCATCGAGACGCTCAGCCTGCGAGTCGAGCGGCAGTCCCGTAACGCGCTCACCGTCGCGGAGTGGCTATCCGGTCGTCCGGAGGTCGAGAGCGTCGACTACACCGGCCTACCGACCCACCCCACCCACGGACTCGCGCGCGACTACCTCCGCGGCGGTTACGGCTCGGTCTTCACGGCGACGCTCCGCGGCGGACTGACCGCCGCCCGCGCCTTCGTCGAGGAGTTGTCGGTCATCACGCACATGACCCACCTCGGCGACGTGCGGTCCCTGGTCCTCCACCCGGGGTCGACGAGTCACGCACGCCGATCGCCGTCGGAGCGCACGTCCCACGGCGTCCACCCCGGAACGCTCCGGCTGTCGATCGGGATCGAGGACGTCGACGACCTCATCGCCGATCTGGCGCGCGGGCTCGGGGCCGCGGCATCCGTCGTCGCCACCGACGTGGCGGTCGTGGCATGA
- a CDS encoding LLM class flavin-dependent oxidoreductase: MSRPQHFGWFLARGFGPHGWGHPYLDWDYDWTSPALYQQAARTLEQAGFDLLIIEDAPSLGSASTIDLRVRQAFGGPKLDPLLLAPYLFAATERIGIVPTVNPAAYLPYTAARQFATLQHLSGHRLGLNVVTDTGSARHFGTAPQLGHDAAYDRAEEWMSAVAALWRSWPNGALVADPDSGRYADGTLLEPAVHRGEYFSFDGPLNAVPFTDGEPVIVSPGGSPRGLGFAGANSDVQLALAPMTEDSVRAYRRRIHDAAVAAGRSPNDITILFAIQPTVVASSDDADRLVDASRHPDDAALSLIAERQSSDLETDLTVLDLDRPLDRAIFGEHVSHGSIQRLIGHHDEDATLRAILTAHARLGRLHDGTGWVGTAMELADRIEEYGTWGNDGVLLWGDLHPVTVHRTLDELVPILRRRGILRREYEPSLRANLRPF; the protein is encoded by the coding sequence ATGAGCCGGCCGCAGCACTTCGGCTGGTTCCTCGCTCGCGGGTTCGGGCCGCACGGATGGGGTCATCCGTACCTCGACTGGGACTACGACTGGACCTCACCCGCGCTGTATCAGCAGGCGGCACGGACGCTCGAGCAGGCGGGATTCGACCTGCTCATCATCGAGGACGCGCCCTCCCTGGGATCGGCATCGACCATCGACCTTCGGGTGCGTCAGGCCTTCGGCGGTCCGAAGCTCGATCCGTTGCTCCTCGCGCCGTACCTGTTCGCGGCGACCGAACGCATCGGCATCGTCCCGACCGTCAACCCCGCGGCGTACCTCCCGTACACCGCAGCGCGACAGTTCGCGACGCTGCAGCATCTGAGCGGCCACCGCCTCGGCCTCAACGTCGTCACCGACACGGGCAGCGCACGGCACTTCGGGACCGCTCCGCAACTCGGCCACGACGCCGCCTACGACCGGGCCGAAGAGTGGATGTCGGCGGTCGCCGCGCTGTGGCGGAGTTGGCCCAACGGCGCCCTCGTCGCAGACCCCGACTCGGGCCGGTACGCCGACGGCACCCTGCTCGAACCGGCGGTGCACCGGGGTGAGTACTTCTCCTTCGACGGTCCGCTCAACGCCGTGCCGTTCACGGACGGCGAGCCGGTCATCGTCTCTCCCGGTGGGTCACCGCGGGGGCTCGGGTTCGCCGGCGCCAACTCGGATGTCCAACTCGCCCTCGCTCCGATGACGGAGGACTCGGTGCGTGCGTATCGCCGCCGCATCCACGACGCCGCAGTCGCCGCCGGCCGTTCCCCGAACGACATCACGATCCTCTTCGCGATCCAGCCGACCGTGGTCGCCTCGTCGGACGACGCAGACCGACTGGTCGATGCGTCGCGGCATCCGGATGACGCTGCCCTCAGCCTCATCGCCGAACGGCAGTCGAGCGACCTCGAGACCGACCTCACCGTGCTCGACCTCGACCGTCCCCTCGACCGCGCGATCTTCGGCGAGCACGTCTCGCACGGCAGCATCCAGCGCCTGATCGGACATCACGACGAGGATGCGACGCTGCGCGCGATCCTCACCGCGCACGCCCGGCTGGGGCGGCTCCACGACGGGACCGGGTGGGTGGGGACGGCCATGGAGCTCGCCGACCGCATCGAGGAGTACGGAACCTGGGGCAACGACGGTGTCCTGCTCTGGGGCGACCTCCACCCGGTCACGGTGCACCGCACGCTCGATGAACTCGTGCCGATCCTGCGGCGTCGCGGCATCCTCCGCCGGGAGTACGAACCGTCCCTCCGGGCGAACCTGCGCCCCTTCTGA
- a CDS encoding TerC/Alx family metal homeostasis membrane protein codes for MELPLWFEVGSLVGLTLILIADLLLIIKRPHVPSTKESTLWVVFYVVLALLFALLMLVVTNGEYAGQFVAGWLTEYSLSIDNLFVFVLIMSQFSVPRAAQQKVLMVGIIIALVLRGIFILLGAAIIEQFSWVFYVFGAFLIYTAWRQAFPGDEHEDEEKKESFIVRLLRRRIAVSDEYDGAKVRTFVGGKKVFTPMIIVFAALGMTDLLFAIDSIPAIFGITQSPFIVFTANLFALMGLRQLYFLLGGLLDRLKYLHFGIAFILAFIGVKLVLHAMHENELPFINGGEHIEWAPEISTWVSLGVIVASMLVATVASLIAARRDGLREPVPATGPTPVGHAEDVADEQGTPRSVDSHPSDGDVTR; via the coding sequence ATGGAGCTCCCCCTCTGGTTCGAGGTCGGCTCGCTCGTCGGCTTGACCCTCATCCTCATCGCCGACCTGCTGCTGATCATCAAGCGTCCGCACGTCCCGTCGACGAAGGAATCGACCCTGTGGGTCGTCTTCTACGTCGTGCTCGCGCTGCTCTTCGCGCTGCTGATGCTCGTCGTCACCAACGGCGAGTACGCCGGACAGTTCGTCGCGGGCTGGCTCACCGAGTACAGCCTCTCGATCGACAACCTGTTCGTGTTCGTCTTGATCATGAGCCAGTTCTCCGTGCCGCGCGCTGCGCAGCAGAAGGTGCTCATGGTGGGCATCATCATCGCCTTGGTCCTCCGCGGCATCTTCATCCTCCTGGGCGCGGCGATCATCGAGCAGTTCAGCTGGGTCTTCTACGTCTTCGGCGCCTTCCTGATCTACACCGCGTGGCGCCAGGCGTTCCCGGGTGACGAGCACGAGGACGAGGAGAAGAAGGAGAGCTTCATCGTCCGCCTGCTCCGACGCCGGATCGCCGTCAGCGACGAGTACGACGGCGCGAAGGTGCGGACCTTCGTCGGCGGTAAGAAGGTCTTCACCCCGATGATCATCGTCTTCGCGGCGCTCGGTATGACCGACCTGTTGTTCGCGATCGACTCGATCCCGGCGATCTTCGGCATCACTCAGAGCCCGTTCATCGTCTTCACCGCGAACCTCTTCGCGCTGATGGGACTCCGCCAGCTGTACTTCCTGCTCGGCGGGCTGCTCGACCGGCTCAAGTACCTCCACTTCGGCATCGCATTCATCCTCGCGTTCATCGGGGTCAAGCTCGTTCTGCACGCGATGCACGAGAACGAGCTCCCCTTCATCAACGGCGGCGAACACATCGAGTGGGCTCCGGAGATCTCGACCTGGGTGTCGCTCGGCGTCATCGTCGCATCGATGCTCGTCGCCACGGTCGCGAGCCTCATCGCTGCTCGCCGTGACGGCCTTCGTGAGCCCGTACCCGCGACGGGACCGACCCCGGTGGGTCACGCCGAGGACGTCGCCGACGAGCAGGGAACCCCGCGCTCGGTCGACTCGCATCCCTCGGACGGCGACGTCACCCGCTGA
- a CDS encoding sigma-70 family RNA polymerase sigma factor, producing MADPLARRDADLVAAAAGGDQQAFRELYRAYARPVYWLAHGLLGDTADAEDVMQETFLVAWRRLPTLNLVSESLLPWLVTICRFQSANRMRRQRRDRLNTAGAVDEMLPATVNVEDQVIGSALAERVVAELGTLSPLDQQIFRLCATEGYAYAAAAEELGISHAVVRNRLSRVRTKLRTVVETEGS from the coding sequence ATGGCCGACCCGCTCGCGAGGCGCGACGCGGACCTGGTGGCGGCCGCCGCAGGCGGTGACCAGCAGGCTTTCCGCGAGCTGTACCGCGCCTACGCGAGGCCCGTCTACTGGCTGGCACACGGCCTCCTCGGAGACACAGCCGATGCGGAGGACGTCATGCAGGAGACCTTCCTGGTCGCGTGGCGGCGACTGCCCACGCTGAACCTCGTGAGCGAATCCCTCCTCCCCTGGCTGGTGACGATCTGCCGATTCCAGAGCGCCAACCGGATGCGTCGGCAGCGCCGCGATCGGCTGAACACTGCGGGCGCCGTCGACGAGATGCTCCCCGCGACGGTGAATGTCGAGGACCAGGTGATCGGGAGCGCGCTCGCCGAACGTGTCGTGGCCGAGCTCGGCACCCTCTCGCCCCTGGACCAGCAGATCTTCCGGCTGTGCGCGACCGAGGGGTACGCGTACGCGGCCGCCGCGGAAGAGCTCGGGATCTCCCATGCGGTCGTCCGCAATCGCCTGTCGCGCGTCCGGACGAAACTCCGGACCGTCGTCGAAACGGAGGGGTCATGA
- a CDS encoding DUF4349 domain-containing protein gives MSTEEIQLPELTRTRQDEIERTLFAEIETTTRETRESSRRHRRRVWAYTAAAAAVVVVAGFVGPALGNLTGGASSGSTASEQSVALPDEDGSEMSAGGTADLGDNGTTSAEAPERAVVARAETRLEAEDPAAAAQTIGDRAEASGGYVESMNVADAAESTGMAGATGPGDARITVRVPASGLASFLDDLNDLGTVQASDISREDVTAQTTDLDARIAALDASVDRLRGLISDAASTADLLTAEDALAGRQAELDSLRAQADALKDDVALSSATITITAPGADVAADPQGFGDGFSTGWNTLVVTLNGIVVGLGFLLPWLVLAGIVVAIVQVVRRARRRRRSRRDLRPADD, from the coding sequence ATGAGCACCGAGGAGATCCAGCTGCCGGAGCTTACCCGGACACGGCAGGACGAGATCGAGCGCACCCTGTTCGCCGAGATCGAGACGACGACCCGCGAGACCCGCGAGTCCTCGCGTCGTCATCGACGGCGCGTGTGGGCGTATACGGCTGCGGCGGCCGCCGTGGTCGTCGTTGCAGGGTTCGTCGGACCAGCGCTCGGGAACCTGACGGGTGGCGCCTCGTCGGGGAGCACTGCCTCGGAGCAATCGGTGGCGCTGCCCGACGAAGACGGCAGTGAGATGAGCGCAGGCGGCACCGCCGACCTCGGCGACAACGGAACGACATCGGCCGAGGCGCCCGAGCGGGCCGTCGTCGCCCGCGCGGAGACCAGACTCGAAGCCGAGGACCCCGCTGCCGCCGCCCAGACGATCGGTGACCGAGCCGAGGCATCCGGCGGGTACGTCGAGTCGATGAACGTCGCGGATGCGGCGGAGTCCACCGGCATGGCGGGCGCGACGGGTCCTGGAGACGCTCGGATCACGGTGCGCGTCCCCGCATCCGGTCTCGCTTCCTTCCTCGACGACCTCAACGACCTCGGTACCGTTCAGGCCTCCGACATCTCCCGGGAGGACGTCACCGCGCAGACCACCGATCTCGACGCCCGGATAGCGGCGTTGGACGCGTCCGTCGACCGCCTGCGCGGACTGATCTCGGATGCCGCATCCACCGCCGACCTCCTCACCGCGGAAGACGCGCTCGCCGGGCGACAGGCCGAACTCGACTCGCTGCGCGCCCAGGCCGACGCGCTGAAAGACGACGTGGCCCTCTCGAGCGCCACGATCACGATCACCGCACCCGGAGCCGACGTCGCGGCGGACCCGCAGGGGTTCGGCGACGGCTTCTCCACCGGCTGGAACACCCTCGTCGTGACCCTCAACGGGATCGTCGTCGGGCTGGGGTTCCTGCTCCCCTGGCTCGTCCTCGCCGGGATCGTCGTCGCGATCGTGCAGGTCGTCCGCCGCGCGCGCCGCCGCCGCCGCTCACGGCGCGACCTCCGACCCGCAGACGACTGA
- a CDS encoding MBL fold metallo-hydrolase translates to MRVTKHEHACLRLDSEGKTLLIDPGSFTLPLDDLNDVVGVVLTHEHPDHWTPAQLDAVFSQAPGVPVFGPEGVVAAASGYDVTKVDVGDELEVGPFRMRFFGGTHSVIHESIPVIDNLGVLVNDEFYYPGDSYAVPEGVEVGLLAAPIGAPWLKIGDAIDFVLAVKPRRAFGTHEMTLSRAGLAMHRDRLKWATEQNGGEFLELEPGQSADL, encoded by the coding sequence ATGCGCGTTACGAAGCACGAACATGCCTGTCTCCGTCTCGACAGCGAGGGCAAGACCCTCCTCATCGATCCCGGGTCCTTCACCCTGCCGCTCGACGACCTGAACGACGTCGTCGGCGTCGTTCTCACGCATGAGCACCCCGATCACTGGACACCCGCCCAGCTGGACGCCGTCTTCTCCCAGGCACCCGGTGTCCCCGTATTCGGTCCGGAGGGTGTCGTCGCCGCAGCATCCGGGTACGACGTCACGAAGGTCGATGTCGGAGACGAGCTGGAGGTCGGCCCCTTCCGCATGCGCTTCTTCGGCGGGACCCACAGCGTGATCCACGAGTCCATCCCGGTGATCGACAACCTCGGCGTCCTCGTCAACGACGAGTTCTACTACCCCGGTGACTCGTACGCCGTTCCCGAAGGCGTCGAGGTGGGTCTGCTCGCCGCCCCGATCGGAGCACCGTGGCTGAAGATCGGCGACGCGATCGACTTCGTGCTCGCCGTCAAGCCGCGGCGCGCCTTCGGAACCCACGAGATGACACTCTCCCGCGCCGGTCTCGCGATGCATCGGGACCGTCTCAAGTGGGCGACGGAGCAGAACGGCGGCGAGTTCCTCGAGCTCGAGCCGGGCCAGTCCGCCGACCTGTGA
- a CDS encoding HPr family phosphocarrier protein codes for MAERTATVASSSGLHARPAKLFVQAVKETGVPVTIAVPGGPDQNAGSILTLMGLGATQGTVVTLKAEGDGADEALDKLVAFIETDHDAE; via the coding sequence ATGGCCGAACGGACCGCAACCGTCGCGAGCAGCTCCGGACTGCACGCCCGCCCCGCAAAGCTCTTCGTGCAGGCGGTCAAGGAGACGGGAGTGCCCGTCACGATCGCCGTTCCCGGCGGTCCCGACCAGAACGCCGGCAGCATCCTGACCCTCATGGGTCTGGGCGCCACGCAGGGCACCGTCGTGACGCTCAAGGCCGAGGGCGACGGCGCCGACGAGGCGCTCGACAAGCTCGTCGCCTTCATCGAGACGGACCACGACGCCGAGTGA